The Stieleria maiorica genome includes the window GCCGGTCAAACCGCCGCAACCCGAGTTGGGATTAAAAGCCGCCTTCGGGTCGGCGACCGACTGGAAAACCAGCCAGGGCGAAGACCGATATCGGCGCGGGCTGTACACGACGTGGCGACGCAGCAGTCCGTACCCGTCGATGGCACAGTTCGACGCGCCCAACCGGGAAGTTTGCACGGTGCGTCGGATTCGCACCAACACCCCGCTTCAAGCGTTGGTGACGCTGAACGATCCCGTCTATGTCGAAGCGGCTCAGTCGTTTGCCAGAAACATGATCCACGCCGCAGACTCGCACGAAGGCCGGCTGGATTACGCCTTTCGCACCGCGTTGACCCGTCCGCCGACCAATGCCGAGACCGAGCGACTGAAACAACTCGTGTCCGCCGCGACCGAAACGTATCGCCAGTCGATCGACGACGCGATGCAGATGGCCACCGATCCGCTGGGGGATTTGCCCGAGGGCGCCGACCCGGCCGAGTATGCGGCCTGGACCGTGGTCGCCAATGTGATTTTGAATTTGGATGAATTGTTGATGAAACGTTAATCATCGTGAATCGCCGTTCAAACGTATGGCTCGTTCCTAGGCTCCGCCTGGGAACGGAATCTTCTGGAGGCTCCGCCTCCGGTTGGATGCGGTGTGTGGCGGGAGCCACACCTGCAGTGCGTTCCAAGGCGGAGCCTTGGAACGAGGCAATGACTCAGCCGCTAGCTTCCTTTCCCCCTCACCACTTTGCCCGCCATGGACCCTCGAGCCTCACTCTTGCAATCGCGCACCCGCCGGCATTTCTTGCAGCAGTCCGCTGCGGGAATCGGATCGATGGCTTTCGCATCGTTGCTGGCCGAGGACGGATACGCCGGTGATCCCTCGGCAACGCGTGCGAGCGATCCGCTTGCCAGTCGAACGCCCCACTTTGCCCCGAAGGCGAAGCGGGTGATTTATTTGCACATGACCGGATCGCCGCCGAATTTGGATCTGTTTGACTACAAAGACGAACTGGTCAAACGCAGTGATCAGGATTGCCCCGATCAATTCCTGGCCGGCCGCGAATTCGCGTTCACTTCGGGCACGCCGAAGCTGATGGGTTCGCCACGCAAGTGGCAGCGTGTCGGCCAAGCGGGAATGTGGATGTCCGATGCGATTCCACACTTCCATGGAATCGCCGACGAGATGTGTGTCGTGCACTCGATGTACACCGACCAATTCAACCACGCGCCGGCGGAATTGATGGTTTACACCGGTTCGCCCCGCAGCGGTCGCCCGTCGATGGGATCTTGGATCACGTACGGACTGGGCAGCGAAAACGAAAATCTGCCCGGTTTTGTGGTCTTGATCTCCAGCGGCGTCCAACCCAACGGCGGAAAGAACTCGTTCGGCAGCGGCTTTCTGCCGTCGGTTTACCAGGGCGTGCAGTGCCGATCCAAGGGCGACCCCGTGCTGTATTCCTCCGACCCGCCGGGGATGAGCCGCACGATGCGCCGTGCGACGCTCGACGCGCTTGCCGACCTGAACCAGATGCAAGCAGAACAGATGGGGCATCCGGAAACGCTGACGCGCATCTCGCAGTACGAATTGGCCTATCGCATGCAGACCTCGGTCCCCGAGGTGATGGACATCTCGGCGGAGTCCCAGAAGACGCTGGACGAATACGGTGCGACGCCGGGTGGTTCCAGTCTGGCAAACAATTGTTTGCTCGCCCGCCGTCTGGTCGAATCCGGCGTGCGGTTTGTGCAACTGTTCGATTGGGGCTGGGACTTTCACGGCACCCAGGCGGCGACCGGGCTGACCGACGGCTTGACCAACAAGTGTGCAACAATGGACAAACCCGTTGCGGCGCTGATCCGCGATTTGAAACAGCGTGGGTTGCTCGAAGACACGTTGGTGGTCTGGGGCGGTGAATTCGGCAGGACACCGTTTCGCGAAGGGCGGACGGCCAAGAGCAAAATCCTCGGTCGCGATCACTACCCCGACGTGTTTACGATGTGGATGGCCGGCGGCGGCATCAAAAGCGGGTTCGAATATGGCCAGAGCGACGAACTGGGTTTCGGTGTCGCGGAGAACCCGGTCCATGTGCATGATCTGCAAGCCACGATCCTGCATCAGTTGGGGTTCGATCACGAGCGGTTGACGTACCGATTCCAAGGACGCGATTTCCGCTTGACCGACGTCCACGGGCACGTGGTCAAAGAGTTGCTGGCGTGACTCAATCGCTCAAGTCGATGACTTTCGTGATCTTGGGTTCGTAGTCGCTGTAACCGAATCCACCGTGCGTCACCTCAACACGCCAAGTCTTACGAATCGGATGTCCGCCCTTGGTCGCCGAGTTGACCAAAATGTGGACTGAAGTGTCAGAACGATTTTCGGGTTCGTTCACGACGGACCAGTCGGCGACGCTGTACAGTCGCGACGGGCGCGTGTGTCGAGCCCAGTAGTCGGTGCCATCGCCACCACGTCGTTGTTCATCCAGCCAATCTTCGACGTGATCGACCGCCAGTCTCGCATAGTAACCAAGCGGATCGCTTAAGTTCTCTGCCATCCGAATCTTAGGAACCAGCTGACTTGATTCCCAATCGTAGTCGGCCCCGATGGTGACACGGTAGTGATCCGGCGCCGTTGGACGTCCGAGTCGGTCCAACCGATGAATCAACAGATTGACATGGCTGGCCGACGATTCCTGGATCTGCCATTCGGTCAGCGATCGGAGATGAAGCGGATCCCTGGTGTTCTCCCAGAATGGTTGAATATCACGCCCCGCCTTTTCAGCCGTCAACCAATCCTCAACCAGGGCTTCACTCACCCGGCTTTGTCGGCTCGCATCGAACTGTCCCAGGTAACTGAGAACGCCGAAGGGGATCAAAAAGACGGTGGCCAACAAGGCGAACGTTCGCATCGTGTTTTTTTCGGGCGTGGCGGGGGTGGGTTCGTCTAACCATGCCTCACGCTGTGCAGAAATGTCCCACCGACTGTCAATGCGATGGTGGAATGTTTTTCTCGTTGAATCGTCTATGGAGGTCACGCGGAATGATCGAGCTATTTGGACCAGACGTGTTGAGCCGAATAGAATGGCAGGGGATCTCGTGGTCGTTGGTGTTTAGCCTTTAGGCGACTCTCCTCGCTGCTTCACAGCGAGGGGCGACCGGCCGGAAGGACCGTCGGTCACCGAGTAGCGATTCCCGATCGCTGCGAAGCAGCGAGCAGCGACCGCCCGGAAGGGCTGTCGTACACTGAGGGGCGACCGTCGGGAAAGGCCGTCATACACTGAGCAGCGACTGCCCGTTAGGGCCGTCGTACATTGAGCAGCGACCTCTGATTGTCGGTCAACATCGCGTTTCGTTCTTAAGGATTTCATCGATGCACCACATCCGGCTCGTCCGACCGGCGGACCTGGACGCCCTGTTCGACTTGGCCGGCAAGTCGACGTACGGATTGACCACGCTGACCCCGGATCGCGATCGACTGGCCATGCGGATCGAAGAATCCGAGACCGGCGAGTCGCCGTTATTGGTTTGGGTCGAAGGTGCTGAACAGCGGCTGATCGGGACCGCCGGGCTGTTCACCCACGTCGGTGATTCCTCCAAAGGGGAACCGTTCTACGCGTTTCGATTGGAGCGTAGCATCCATCGATCGGAAGCGTTAAACGTTCGCACCGAGGTCGACACGTTGCACCTGGCGAAAATCTTTGACGGCCCGACGGAGCTGGGGACGTTGTTCTTGGATCCGCAATTTCGCGGGGGAGGGAAAGGTCGTGTGTTGTCGCTGTCGCGGTTCATGCTGATCGCCCGTGACCCGGAACACTACGATCGGCAAGTCATCGCGGAAATGCGAGGCGTGATCGACCAGGACGGACGGTCGCCGTTTTGGGACGCCGTCGGTCGACACTTTTTTAAAGTCGATTTTCCGATCGCCGACACCCAGTCGTTTCGCGACAAACGGTTTATCGCGGAACTGATGCCCAGCCATCCGATTTATGTTCCGTTGCTTCCCGAGCAAGCGCGTGAGGTGATTGGTAAGGTGCACACCGATACCGAGCCGGCTCTGCGGTTGCTGGAATCCGAGGGCTTTCACGAAGCCCAAATGGTCGACATCTTCGACGGTGGGCCTTGTATTCGCTGTGACCGCAAAGCGATTCGAACAATCCTGGAATCGAGCCGCGTTGAGCTGACGGGCGTTTTTCCAGCCAGCCAGGACGCCAAGATGGACACCCTGGTCGCGACCGCCGATGGCCCCTTTCGTTGCATCGGGGGCGCGACCCGGCGAACGGCCGACGGAATCCAAATGCTACCATCGGACATCGAAAGCCTGGGCGTGTCGGTGGGCGA containing:
- a CDS encoding DUF1501 domain-containing protein, with the translated sequence MDPRASLLQSRTRRHFLQQSAAGIGSMAFASLLAEDGYAGDPSATRASDPLASRTPHFAPKAKRVIYLHMTGSPPNLDLFDYKDELVKRSDQDCPDQFLAGREFAFTSGTPKLMGSPRKWQRVGQAGMWMSDAIPHFHGIADEMCVVHSMYTDQFNHAPAELMVYTGSPRSGRPSMGSWITYGLGSENENLPGFVVLISSGVQPNGGKNSFGSGFLPSVYQGVQCRSKGDPVLYSSDPPGMSRTMRRATLDALADLNQMQAEQMGHPETLTRISQYELAYRMQTSVPEVMDISAESQKTLDEYGATPGGSSLANNCLLARRLVESGVRFVQLFDWGWDFHGTQAATGLTDGLTNKCATMDKPVAALIRDLKQRGLLEDTLVVWGGEFGRTPFREGRTAKSKILGRDHYPDVFTMWMAGGGIKSGFEYGQSDELGFGVAENPVHVHDLQATILHQLGFDHERLTYRFQGRDFRLTDVHGHVVKELLA
- a CDS encoding arginine N-succinyltransferase — translated: MHHIRLVRPADLDALFDLAGKSTYGLTTLTPDRDRLAMRIEESETGESPLLVWVEGAEQRLIGTAGLFTHVGDSSKGEPFYAFRLERSIHRSEALNVRTEVDTLHLAKIFDGPTELGTLFLDPQFRGGGKGRVLSLSRFMLIARDPEHYDRQVIAEMRGVIDQDGRSPFWDAVGRHFFKVDFPIADTQSFRDKRFIAELMPSHPIYVPLLPEQAREVIGKVHTDTEPALRLLESEGFHEAQMVDIFDGGPCIRCDRKAIRTILESSRVELTGVFPASQDAKMDTLVATADGPFRCIGGATRRTADGIQMLPSDIESLGVSVGDSVIVSPLKGTAKAFWNDKTANQVESS